A window of Branchiostoma floridae strain S238N-H82 unplaced genomic scaffold, Bfl_VNyyK Sc7u5tJ_818, whole genome shotgun sequence contains these coding sequences:
- the LOC118409017 gene encoding TNF receptor-associated factor 2-like, translating to MPGYAPDLFLDDVSHYTCVVCGLVLKQAWQTDKGDRYCKTCESQEYPQRLRAYYDKATDREVQALRVLCTDDTCRWSGPLKEYQDHCHNCHTPRQLYNHYIQGLQQQISQSLQDVNNRIQQLSRQSEARPAPVARGNHERALVLGAREASLEGMRILTVLNREMEECSGRVEALEQQHRQERETFKTLEKKVESLQRMLVQQQVALAEQDLRIQTLELTSYDGILTWKIPDFAHKRHDAITGKTASFYSPCFFTSRTGYKMCARIYLNGDGMGKGTHVSLFFVVMRGHYDGLLRWPFRQKLTFMLLDQNNHKHVTDAFRPDPTSSSFQRPTSDMNIASGCPLFVPLSQLDSSSHGYVRGDTMFLKIIVDTSDL from the exons ATGCCGGGGTACGCGCCTGATCTGTTCTTGGACGATGTCTCCCACTACACTTGTGTTGTGTGCGGGCTTGTTTTGAAACAAGCATGGCAGACAGACAAGGGTGATCGGTACTGCAAAACCTGTGAAAGTCAAGAATATCCTCAAAG GTTGCGGGCATACTATGACAAGGCTACAGACAGGGAGGTACAGGCTCTGCGAGTTCTGTGCACCGATGACACGTGTCGCTGGTCTGGGCCGCTGAAGGAGTACCAG GACCATTGTCACAACTGCCATACACCTCGCCAGCTGTACAACCACTACATCCAG GGTCTGCAACAGCAGATCAGCCAATCGCTACAAGACGTGAATAACAGGATCCAACAGTTATCACGTCAGTCGGAGGCTAGGCCAGCACCTGTGGCTAGAGGAAATCATGAGCGGGCTTTGGTACTAGGGGCGCGGGAAGCATCGCTGGAAGGAATGCGCATCCTCACAGTCCTCAATCGCGAGATGGAAGAGTGCAGTGGTCGGGTGGAGGCGTTAGAGCAACAGCATCGCCAAGAAAGGGAGACCTTTAAGACTCTAGAGAAGAAAGTTGAGAGTCTTCAAAGGATGCTCGTTCAGCAGCAGGTGGCCCTCGCGGAACAAGACCTCCGGATCCAGACCCTCGAATTGACCAGCTATGACGGCATCCTGACCTGGAAGATTCCGGATTTCGCTCACAAGCGCCACGACGCCATCACGGGGAAGACAGCAAGTTTCTACTCGCCATGTTTCTTCACCAGCCGTACAGGGTACAAGATGTGCGCCCGGATCTACCTGAACGGAGACGGGATGGGGAAGGGCACTCATGTCAGCCTGTTCTTCGTCGTCATGAGGGGTCACTACGATGGACTTCTACGCTGGCCTTTCAGACAGAAG TTGACCTTCATGCTCCTGGACCAAAACAATCACAAGCACGTGACAGACGCGTTCCGTCCTGACCCGACCAGCTCGTCCTTCCAGCGGCCCACCAGTGACATGAACATCGCCAGTGGATGTCCGCTCTTCGTGCCGCTCAGTCAGCTGGACAGTAGCAGCCACGGTTACGTCAGAGGGGACACCATGTTTCTCAAGATCATCGTGGACACTTCGGACCTTTAA
- the LOC118409016 gene encoding TNF receptor-associated factor 2-like, with amino-acid sequence MRMDLAAHLEKECAVRQVKCKYCAQEILLKDEKDHLFICPQVPVNCDFCGKKKIPRAQLQQHQDENIGDCRRLKVACPFAIVGCPAKLEREKLNDHIAKHQADHLSLVLDKYHTLISLIQGQVHQYDGGANCGVVDFPTTVSGQVMGPLQQGASSQPSALMKTPGGRLQGGQQQDVHIKSLTDMFNVVVAAVSKLRGGAEPDSELVKMLENRMEQIASMMEEIEHKHEAMEARVATFEDIVAVLNREIEKCSATIEAYERQRRQDREIIESIERKMKSQERIIALKDVALAEQDLRITSLEMTSYDATLLWKIQDFTRKRHDAITGKTTSIYSPCFYTSRTGYKMCARIYLNGDGMGKGSHISLFFVLMRGHFDGLLRWPFRQRVTFMLLDQNNREHVIDAFRPDPTSSSFKRPTSDMNIASGCPLFMPLSQLESTRHAYVRDDEIFLKIIVDTSDLN; translated from the exons ATGAGAATGGATCTTGCTGCACATCTGGAGAAGGAGTGTGCCGTCAGACAAGTCAAGTGCAAGTACTGTGCACAGGAAATACTGCTGAAGGATGAAAAG GACCATCTTTTCATCTGCCCTCAAGTCCCCGTGAACTGTGACTTCTGTGGGAAGAAGAAGATACCAAGGGCTCAG TTGCAGCAACATCAGGATGAAAACATTGGAGATTGCAGAAGGCTGAAAGTAGCCTGCCCATTTGCTATCGTCGGATGTCCTGCAAAG ctGGAACGTGAGAAACTGAATGACCACATCGCCAAGCACCAGGCGGATCACCTGAGCCTTGTGCTGGACAAGTATCACACCCTCATCAGTCTCATACAAGGCCAAGTACATCAGTATGAT GGTGGTGCCAACTGCGGCGTGGTGGACTTTCCTACGACTGTCAGTGGTCAAGTCATGGGGCCACTTCAACAGGGAGCTTCATCACAGCCATCAGCGCTGATGAAGACACCAGGCGGTAGGCTGCAGGGTGGGCAACAGCAAGATGTGCACATTAAAAGTTTGACTGATATGTTTAACGTCGTGGTAGCCGCAGTATCGAAGCTGAGGGGTGGGGCAGAGCCTGATTCAGAGCTTGTAAAGATGCTTGAGAACAGAATGGAGCAGATTGCTAGTATGATGGAAGAAATTGAGCATAAGCATGAAGCCATGGAGGCTAGGGTCGCCACTTTTGAGGATATAGTTGCTGTCCTCAATCGTGAGATTGAGAAGTGTTCGGCCACCATCGAGGCATACGAGCGACAGCGACGCCAGGACCGAGAGATCATCGAGTCCATTGAGCGTAAGATGAAGTCTCAAGAGCGAATCATCGCCCTCAAAGACGTGGCCCTTGCCGAGCAGGATCTCCGTATCACATCCCTGGAGATGACATCCTACGATGCCACCTTGCTGTGGAAGATCCAAGACTTCACAAGAAAACGTCACGACGCCATCACTGGTAAGACAACCTCCATCTACTCCCCCTGCTTCTACACCAGCCGTACAGGATACAAGATGTGCGCCCGGATCTACCTGAACGGTGATGGCATGGGGAAGGGGAGCCACATCTCTCTGTTCTTCGTCCTGATGAGGGGGCACTTTGACGGGCTGCTGCGCTGGCCATTCCGCCAGAGGGTGACCTTCATGTTGCTTGACCAGAACAACCGTGAGCACGTGATCGACGCGTTCCGGCCCGACCCAACATCTTCTTCCTTCAAACGCCCCACAAGTGATATGAACATCGCCAGTGGATGTCCGCTGTTCATGCCACTCAGTCAGTTGGAGAGTACACGCCATGCCTACGTACGCGATGATGAGATTTTCTTAAAAATCATCGTGGACACGTCTGACCTAAATTAA